A DNA window from Amycolatopsis sp. DSM 110486 contains the following coding sequences:
- a CDS encoding acetyl-CoA C-acetyltransferase yields MSGSVILGAARTPIGRLLGSLKDFTGAQLGGIAIKAALEQAGVSPSEVEYTIMGQVLTAGAGQIPARQAAVAAGISMDVPALTINKVCLSGLDAIALADQLIRAGEFDLVVAGGQESMTQAPHLLPKSRGGFKYGDVTMLDHMAHDGLFCAFDQVAMGASTEKHNTRYGITREQQDEFSARSHQRAAAAIEAGFFREEIAPVTIPQRKGDPIVFSTDEGVRAETTVDGLGKLRPAFASDGTITAGSSSQISDGAAAVIVASPEKAAQLGLTPLAEIGAHGVVAGPDASLHEQPSNAIRKALAKAKLDVSDLDLVEINEAFAAVGVVSSDKLGLDPSKVNVNGGAIALGHPIGASGARLAVHLIHELRRRGGGLGAAALCGGGGQGDALLLRVPAAK; encoded by the coding sequence GTGTCCGGTTCCGTGATCCTGGGTGCGGCCCGTACCCCCATCGGGCGGCTGCTCGGCTCGCTGAAGGACTTCACCGGGGCGCAGCTCGGCGGCATCGCGATCAAGGCCGCGCTGGAGCAGGCCGGGGTTTCGCCGTCCGAGGTCGAGTACACGATCATGGGCCAGGTCCTCACCGCGGGCGCCGGCCAGATTCCCGCCCGCCAGGCCGCTGTCGCCGCGGGCATTTCGATGGACGTCCCGGCGCTCACGATCAACAAGGTTTGCCTCTCGGGCCTCGACGCCATCGCGCTCGCCGACCAGCTGATCCGCGCCGGCGAGTTCGACCTCGTCGTGGCCGGCGGCCAGGAGTCGATGACGCAGGCGCCGCACCTGCTGCCGAAGTCCCGCGGCGGCTTCAAGTACGGCGACGTGACGATGCTCGACCACATGGCCCACGACGGCCTGTTCTGCGCCTTCGACCAGGTCGCCATGGGCGCCTCGACGGAGAAGCACAACACCCGCTACGGCATCACGCGCGAGCAGCAGGACGAGTTCTCCGCGCGCTCCCACCAGCGCGCCGCCGCCGCCATCGAGGCCGGCTTCTTCCGCGAGGAGATCGCGCCCGTCACCATCCCGCAGCGCAAGGGCGACCCGATCGTCTTCTCCACCGACGAGGGCGTGCGCGCCGAAACCACCGTCGACGGCCTCGGCAAGCTCCGCCCCGCCTTCGCCTCCGACGGCACCATCACCGCCGGCTCGTCGTCGCAGATCTCCGACGGCGCCGCGGCCGTGATCGTCGCCAGCCCCGAGAAGGCCGCCCAGCTGGGCCTCACGCCCCTGGCCGAGATCGGCGCCCACGGCGTCGTCGCGGGCCCGGACGCGTCGCTGCACGAGCAGCCGTCCAACGCCATCCGCAAGGCCCTGGCGAAGGCCAAGCTCGACGTGAGCGACCTCGACCTGGTGGAGATCAACGAGGCGTTCGCCGCGGTCGGCGTGGTGTCGTCGGACAAGCTCGGCCTGGACCCGTCGAAGGTCAACGTCAACGGCGGCGCCATCGCTCTCGGCCACCCGATCGGCGCCTCGGGCGCTCGGCTGGCGGTGCACCTGATCCACGAGCTGCGCCGCCGCGGCGGCGGCCTGGGTGCCGCGGCCCTGTGCGGCGGTGGCGGCCAGGGCGACGCTCTGCTGCTGCGGGTTCCGGCCGCGAAGTAG
- a CDS encoding DddA-like double-stranded DNA deaminase toxin, with protein MQRARDRVGNSPIGSSPAKGEWVRSDGTIVPIRSGTVDDYYQRVNEFVAANLPPARRKVARLASHMEVKVAIKMRNRGLTEETVVVDRSVCGTRDFDSSAPLTCDKQLETTFLAPGSILHVAQPDGSTITDTGREEHA; from the coding sequence GTGCAGCGGGCCCGTGATCGCGTCGGCAATTCACCCATCGGATCTTCGCCGGCGAAGGGCGAGTGGGTGCGCTCCGACGGCACGATCGTCCCGATTCGCAGCGGTACCGTCGACGACTACTACCAGCGGGTCAACGAGTTCGTTGCCGCGAACCTTCCGCCTGCTCGGCGGAAGGTCGCGCGGCTGGCCTCGCACATGGAAGTCAAGGTCGCGATCAAAATGCGCAACCGGGGCCTGACCGAAGAGACGGTCGTCGTCGACCGTTCGGTATGCGGCACCCGAGACTTCGACAGCTCAGCACCACTGACCTGCGACAAGCAGCTCGAGACCACGTTCCTCGCCCCCGGCTCGATACTCCACGTCGCTCAACCGGACGGCAGTACCATCACCGACACAGGACGGGAGGAACACGCGTGA
- a CDS encoding chromosome segregation protein, producing MPLGAGFDVAKRGYSRAQVDEHLERLDSDLKMLTGDRDAAIAQAGDLARQLEIARGEIADLRGQVDRLAQPPTSVEGLSERLQRMLRLAQDESADTRARAEAEAGHIRAKAETDASAMRARYEQLLTELDLRRKEMEAEHRKVLEDARAEAKSITDKAEAERNKLDAESEARRTQVEEDFEIAMAARRTEAMRVLAEQEAASKAEAERRVREAAEDAAAIRAKVLEEETVARADIERRQRESVADANKRKQDSITEANARLAEAADEARRRVRTATDESNRRITQANERVEALRNVRTSLAEQVRQARTVLAEAHHVLGEAETLVPADIKASTEPKTPVPAGAPAGSGSGSASGDVEKTVRLRTNDVPKPQPQPASGRAGKPTGD from the coding sequence GTGCCGCTGGGAGCCGGCTTCGACGTGGCGAAGCGCGGGTACAGCCGAGCGCAGGTCGACGAACACCTGGAACGGCTGGACTCCGACCTGAAGATGCTCACCGGCGACCGCGACGCCGCCATCGCTCAGGCGGGTGATCTCGCCCGGCAGTTGGAGATCGCGCGCGGTGAGATCGCCGACCTGCGCGGGCAGGTCGACCGGCTGGCGCAGCCGCCGACGAGCGTCGAGGGCCTGTCCGAGCGCCTGCAGCGGATGCTGCGCCTCGCGCAGGACGAGTCCGCCGACACGCGGGCGCGCGCCGAGGCCGAGGCCGGCCACATCCGCGCCAAGGCGGAGACCGACGCCAGCGCCATGCGCGCGCGGTACGAGCAGCTGCTCACCGAGCTCGACCTGCGCCGCAAGGAGATGGAAGCCGAGCACCGCAAGGTCCTCGAGGACGCCCGCGCCGAGGCGAAGTCGATCACCGACAAGGCCGAGGCCGAGCGCAACAAACTCGACGCGGAGTCCGAGGCCCGCCGCACGCAGGTCGAAGAGGACTTCGAGATCGCCATGGCCGCCCGCCGCACCGAGGCGATGCGCGTGCTGGCCGAGCAGGAGGCCGCGTCGAAGGCCGAAGCCGAGCGCCGAGTGCGCGAAGCCGCCGAGGACGCCGCCGCCATCCGCGCCAAGGTGCTCGAAGAAGAAACAGTGGCCCGCGCCGACATCGAGCGCCGCCAGCGCGAGTCCGTCGCCGACGCGAACAAGCGCAAGCAGGACTCGATCACCGAGGCCAACGCCCGCCTCGCCGAAGCCGCCGACGAGGCCCGCCGCCGCGTCCGCACGGCCACCGACGAGTCGAACCGCCGCATCACGCAGGCCAACGAGCGGGTCGAGGCGCTGCGCAACGTCCGGACCAGCCTGGCCGAGCAGGTGCGCCAGGCGCGCACGGTGCTGGCCGAGGCCCACCACGTGCTCGGCGAGGCGGAAACGCTGGTGCCGGCGGACATCAAGGCTTCCACCGAGCCGAAGACCCCTGTCCCGGCTGGCGCCCCCGCCGGTTCGGGTTCGGGTTCGGCCTCGGGCGACGTCGAGAAGACAGTCCGCCTCCGCACCAACGACGTCCCGAAGCCCCAGCCCCAACCCGCTTCCGGCCGGGCCGGCAAACCCACCGGCGACTGA
- a CDS encoding SPW repeat protein, translating to MSEVSTRAWTRPHDWAEVVIGVVAALSPLWLSTDTMTMWTMVILGALIAIDGLVSLAAPGVVYGEGVQVVLGALLFIAPWVMGYTEFNGASWTSWVAGALTIIAGAAAMPMATAAHRTAMPH from the coding sequence ATGAGTGAAGTCTCGACGCGCGCCTGGACCCGGCCCCACGACTGGGCCGAGGTCGTCATCGGTGTTGTCGCCGCTCTTTCACCCCTTTGGCTGAGCACGGACACGATGACGATGTGGACGATGGTGATCCTCGGTGCGCTGATCGCCATCGACGGCCTGGTGTCGCTCGCGGCGCCCGGTGTCGTCTACGGCGAGGGCGTCCAGGTCGTCCTCGGGGCGTTGCTGTTCATCGCGCCGTGGGTGATGGGGTACACCGAGTTCAACGGGGCGTCCTGGACGTCCTGGGTCGCCGGTGCGCTCACGATCATCGCCGGCGCCGCCGCGATGCCGATGGCCACCGCCGCCCACCGGACGGCGATGCCGCACTGA
- a CDS encoding serine protease, whose amino-acid sequence MITRLFLSVVAAGAVAAALPAVASAATGPVVQPLAVSAAEQQAVLDYWTPERMNALTQPSSDNPPTGGPDGAPWTTGNAVSKTVGRLFFTDHGEDSSCTATVVAGANRSTVVTAGHCVNNTDLLGENNQWNAHSMFVPGYHDGQAPYGKFVGRFGVADSTWLANDQIDAQKFDAFDQAFVVLNRGAYGVSVQDKVGAAQKIGFDRPGGADVYQFGYPRASADPAREGLPEYTGARLAFCTGPAREWPGTPDFPDSPNQWGTACVMGGGSSGGPRLRDFDAKTGLGTVVGDNTQAGFFDAAGKPCERDAGCTRYLVGPQFSTAVTKPLFETAQHA is encoded by the coding sequence ATGATCACTCGCCTCTTCCTCAGCGTGGTGGCGGCCGGCGCGGTGGCGGCTGCGCTGCCGGCCGTCGCGTCCGCCGCGACCGGACCGGTCGTGCAGCCCCTTGCCGTCTCCGCGGCCGAACAGCAGGCCGTGCTCGACTACTGGACCCCCGAACGGATGAACGCACTCACGCAGCCTTCGTCGGACAACCCGCCGACGGGCGGCCCCGACGGCGCGCCCTGGACCACCGGCAACGCCGTGTCCAAGACGGTCGGCCGGCTCTTCTTCACCGACCATGGCGAAGATTCCAGCTGCACGGCCACCGTGGTGGCCGGCGCGAACCGCAGCACCGTCGTCACGGCCGGGCACTGCGTGAACAACACCGACCTCCTCGGCGAGAACAACCAGTGGAACGCCCACTCGATGTTCGTCCCGGGCTACCACGACGGGCAGGCGCCGTACGGGAAGTTCGTCGGCCGCTTCGGCGTCGCGGACAGCACGTGGCTCGCGAACGACCAGATCGACGCGCAGAAGTTCGACGCCTTCGACCAGGCCTTCGTGGTCCTCAACCGCGGCGCGTATGGCGTTTCCGTGCAGGACAAGGTGGGCGCGGCGCAGAAGATCGGCTTCGACCGCCCCGGCGGCGCCGACGTGTACCAATTCGGGTACCCACGAGCTTCGGCCGACCCCGCGCGTGAAGGCCTGCCGGAGTACACGGGCGCGCGCCTGGCGTTCTGCACGGGCCCGGCGCGCGAATGGCCGGGCACCCCGGACTTCCCCGACTCGCCGAACCAGTGGGGCACGGCGTGCGTGATGGGCGGCGGCTCCAGCGGCGGCCCACGCCTGCGCGACTTCGACGCGAAGACCGGCCTCGGCACGGTCGTCGGCGACAACACGCAGGCGGGCTTCTTCGACGCCGCGGGCAAGCCGTGCGAGCGCGACGCGGGGTGCACGAGGTATCTGGTGGGTCCGCAGTTCAGTACGGCGGTGACGAAGCCGTTGTTCGAAACGGCTCAGCACGCCTGA
- the mce gene encoding methylmalonyl-CoA epimerase, with translation MNTESIQAVLTPFVTAIDHVGIAVPDLDEAIAFHKKHFGLEVAHEEVNEEQGVREAMLRAPGTAGTETMIQLLAPLRDDSTIAKFLGRNGPGLQQLAFRVSDVDAAAAALREQGLRLLYDDAKRGTSNSRVNFVHPKDAGGVLVELVEPAAR, from the coding sequence ATGAACACTGAGTCCATCCAAGCCGTGCTCACCCCGTTCGTGACCGCGATCGACCACGTCGGGATCGCGGTACCCGACCTCGACGAAGCGATCGCGTTCCACAAGAAGCACTTCGGCCTGGAGGTCGCGCACGAGGAGGTGAACGAGGAGCAGGGGGTCCGCGAAGCGATGCTGCGCGCGCCTGGCACCGCGGGCACCGAAACGATGATCCAGCTCCTCGCGCCCCTGCGCGACGACTCGACGATCGCGAAGTTCCTCGGCCGCAACGGGCCCGGCCTCCAGCAGCTCGCCTTCCGGGTGTCCGATGTGGACGCCGCCGCGGCCGCCCTGCGCGAGCAAGGCCTGCGACTGCTGTACGACGACGCCAAGCGCGGCACCTCGAACAGCCGCGTGAACTTCGTGCACCCCAAGGATGCCGGCGGTGTGCTCGTGGAGCTGGTGGAGCCGGCTGCGCGTTAG
- the paaE gene encoding 1,2-phenylacetyl-CoA epoxidase subunit PaaE has protein sequence MTSTISRRTGFHSLRVADVERLCDDAVAVTFDVPPELVETFAFAPGQSLTLRRTVDGRDERRSYSICAPAGQRPRVGVRLVPEGVFSSWLVQDVRPGDVVEVSAPTGTFTPDLTTGGHHVLIAAGSGITPVLSIVASLLATPDATVTVLYGNRRTDTVMFADELADLKDRYPARLELIHVLSREPREAELFTGRLDADKLRALFGSLVPVESVAHFWLCGPFGMVTGAQEVLAALGVPESSVHQELFYVDDVPPEPVKHVDPAVAGAASEVTLILDGRSTTMSLPQESSILDGAQKFRPDLPFACKGGVCGTCRARVTEGAVDMRRNFALEKAEVDAGFVLTCQSHPASERVTVDYDA, from the coding sequence TTGACCAGCACGATTTCCCGGCGCACCGGCTTCCACTCGCTGCGGGTCGCCGACGTCGAGCGGCTGTGCGACGACGCGGTCGCCGTGACTTTCGACGTGCCTCCCGAGCTGGTCGAGACGTTCGCCTTCGCGCCCGGCCAGTCGCTGACCTTGCGCCGCACCGTCGACGGCCGCGACGAGCGCCGGTCGTACTCGATCTGCGCTCCGGCGGGCCAGCGGCCGCGCGTGGGCGTGCGCTTGGTTCCCGAGGGCGTGTTCTCGTCGTGGCTCGTGCAGGACGTGCGCCCGGGTGACGTCGTCGAGGTCTCCGCACCGACGGGAACCTTCACGCCGGATCTGACCACGGGCGGTCACCACGTGCTGATCGCCGCCGGCTCGGGGATCACGCCGGTGCTGTCGATCGTCGCGTCGCTGCTCGCGACGCCGGACGCCACCGTCACTGTGCTGTACGGCAACCGCCGCACGGACACGGTCATGTTCGCCGACGAGCTGGCCGACCTGAAGGACCGCTACCCGGCGCGGCTCGAGCTCATCCACGTCCTGTCGCGCGAACCCCGCGAGGCCGAGCTGTTCACCGGCCGCCTCGACGCCGACAAGCTGCGCGCGCTGTTCGGCTCGCTGGTGCCGGTGGAGTCGGTGGCCCACTTCTGGCTGTGCGGGCCGTTCGGGATGGTCACCGGGGCGCAGGAGGTGCTGGCGGCCCTTGGCGTGCCGGAGTCGAGTGTCCACCAGGAACTGTTCTACGTGGACGACGTGCCGCCGGAGCCGGTCAAGCACGTCGACCCGGCGGTGGCCGGCGCCGCCTCGGAGGTCACGCTGATCCTCGACGGTCGCTCGACCACGATGAGCCTGCCGCAGGAATCGTCCATTTTGGACGGTGCGCAGAAGTTCCGGCCGGACCTGCCGTTCGCGTGCAAGGGCGGGGTGTGCGGCACCTGCCGGGCCCGCGTGACCGAGGGTGCCGTGGACATGCGGCGCAACTTCGCGCTGGAAAAGGCCGAGGTGGACGCGGGGTTCGTGCTGACGTGCCAGTCGCACCCGGCGAGCGAGCGCGTGACGGTGGACTACGACGCCTGA
- a CDS encoding adenylate/guanylate cyclase domain-containing protein, with translation MAESPEVQHQLEKLLLGGPRKYTRLEVAEKAGVPEERSRRLWRALGFAAAEDDEVVFTDADVAAMRTADQLIASGLVARNLEVAVTRALGQHLSRLAEWQVHMLWSLIAENPGLDDSQVTKLVARLLPELEQVQNFVWRRHLVAFAGRAFATDEDLEARPQVVGFVDMVGYTKMTREVDEDELSRVLDGFESLAAGVVADHRGRIVKMIGDEVFFVTDSPESGAEIALTLAERTSASDDLPAVRAGLATGRVLSRFGDVYGSVVNLAARLTSVARPGTVLVDRELAAALATLPEYELRSRRPVAVRGYNRLRTSVLRRAQDRPSGKFAQAQERAAEAMGLPETTRPATEPDGPEDLTLGSQRRRRRR, from the coding sequence GTGGCCGAATCCCCTGAGGTGCAGCACCAACTCGAGAAGCTTCTCCTCGGCGGGCCGCGCAAGTACACCCGCCTGGAGGTCGCGGAAAAGGCCGGTGTGCCCGAGGAACGCTCGCGCCGGCTGTGGCGCGCGCTCGGGTTCGCGGCGGCCGAGGACGACGAGGTGGTGTTCACCGACGCCGACGTCGCCGCCATGCGCACCGCCGACCAGCTCATCGCGTCCGGACTTGTCGCGCGCAACCTCGAGGTCGCCGTGACACGGGCGCTCGGGCAGCACCTGTCGCGTCTGGCCGAGTGGCAGGTGCACATGCTGTGGTCGCTCATCGCCGAGAACCCGGGCCTCGACGACAGCCAGGTCACCAAGCTCGTCGCGCGGCTGCTGCCCGAGCTGGAGCAGGTGCAGAACTTCGTGTGGCGCCGCCACCTCGTGGCGTTCGCCGGGCGCGCGTTCGCCACCGACGAGGACCTGGAGGCCCGGCCGCAGGTCGTCGGCTTCGTCGACATGGTGGGCTACACCAAAATGACCCGCGAGGTCGACGAGGACGAGCTCAGCCGCGTGCTCGACGGGTTCGAGTCGCTGGCCGCGGGCGTGGTCGCCGACCACCGCGGGCGGATCGTGAAGATGATCGGCGACGAGGTCTTCTTCGTCACCGACTCCCCCGAGTCGGGTGCCGAGATCGCGCTCACCCTCGCCGAACGCACGTCCGCGTCCGACGACCTGCCCGCCGTGCGCGCGGGGCTGGCTACGGGGCGGGTGTTGTCCCGCTTCGGCGACGTCTACGGCTCTGTCGTGAACCTCGCCGCGCGGCTGACGTCCGTCGCCCGCCCCGGCACGGTGCTGGTCGACCGTGAGCTGGCGGCCGCGCTCGCAACCCTGCCGGAGTACGAGCTGCGGTCACGCCGGCCCGTCGCCGTGCGCGGGTACAACCGGCTGCGGACCTCGGTGCTGCGGCGGGCCCAGGACCGGCCGTCGGGGAAGTTCGCCCAAGCGCAGGAACGCGCGGCCGAAGCCATGGGCCTGCCCGAGACGACCCGCCCCGCGACGGAACCGGACGGCCCCGAAGACCTGACGCTCGGTTCGCAGCGCCGGCGCCGCAGGCGCTGA
- a CDS encoding Imm1 family immunity protein codes for MTLIAYGPTFQNGEEGGFNHELTTEDDVRQLVDLLARDGVFTATVEAEHGVVDAHVQDGYGYLLYNGEEMIAAYTNGDPASPEVTDSETGFPAGSGIPLGQFTDALLELLKTGRLPQVVPWNGTQMIVTD; via the coding sequence GTGACCCTCATCGCGTACGGCCCCACCTTCCAGAACGGCGAGGAAGGCGGGTTCAACCACGAGCTCACCACCGAAGACGACGTGCGCCAACTGGTCGATCTGCTAGCCCGGGACGGCGTCTTCACCGCCACTGTGGAAGCCGAACACGGCGTCGTGGACGCTCACGTCCAGGACGGCTACGGCTATCTCCTTTACAACGGTGAGGAGATGATCGCCGCCTACACCAACGGCGACCCCGCATCACCGGAAGTCACCGATTCTGAAACCGGCTTCCCCGCAGGATCTGGAATCCCGCTCGGCCAATTCACCGACGCTCTCCTCGAACTGCTGAAGACAGGGCGACTCCCTCAGGTCGTTCCATGGAACGGCACCCAGATGATCGTCACCGACTGA
- a CDS encoding TetR/AcrR family transcriptional regulator translates to MTDDSAKERILCAAEALFAESGFDATPTSRIAERAGVPKGLVHYYFRRKSDLLAALVARLPDENIEPAAVVVPGDLAGSLRRLVSELDRRFAGSLGLSHVLWREADTHYVVRDALGERFQHLVRLVRSVIVGATGGRLAVADLDSASGLLARAVSHRHATARHSGDDRPAEFDGELTFLANALSAKAKES, encoded by the coding sequence ATGACGGATGACTCGGCGAAGGAGCGGATCCTCTGCGCGGCTGAGGCGCTTTTCGCCGAGTCCGGCTTCGACGCCACCCCGACGTCCCGCATCGCGGAGCGCGCCGGGGTGCCGAAGGGTCTGGTCCACTACTACTTCCGCCGCAAGTCCGACCTGCTGGCGGCGCTGGTCGCCCGGCTGCCCGACGAGAACATCGAGCCCGCCGCGGTGGTGGTGCCCGGTGATCTCGCCGGGTCGCTGCGCCGGCTCGTCTCGGAGCTCGACCGCCGCTTCGCCGGGTCGCTCGGCCTGTCCCACGTGCTCTGGCGCGAAGCCGACACCCACTACGTCGTGCGCGACGCACTCGGAGAACGCTTCCAGCACCTCGTGCGCCTGGTCCGCTCGGTGATCGTGGGCGCCACGGGCGGCCGCCTCGCCGTCGCCGACCTCGACAGCGCGTCGGGCCTGCTCGCCCGCGCCGTCAGCCACCGCCACGCCACCGCCCGCCACTCCGGCGACGACCGCCCCGCCGAGTTCGACGGCGAGCTCACCTTCCTGGCCAACGCGTTGTCGGCGAAGGCGAAGGAGTCCTAG
- a CDS encoding universal stress protein, whose translation MAVYRTVVVGTDGSDSSFAAVDRAAGVAADAEAKLVLVCAYYPASKHDVEQAQDELGDEAYQVVGSAPAEDTLQSARDRAAKAGAKDIQTIAVNGEPVHALRKVVHETSADLLVVGNRGLNTLAGRILGSVPAEVARKSGVDVLIVHTT comes from the coding sequence ATGGCTGTCTATCGGACCGTGGTGGTGGGGACGGACGGGTCCGACTCGTCGTTCGCCGCGGTGGATCGCGCGGCGGGGGTGGCCGCGGATGCCGAGGCGAAGCTGGTCCTGGTGTGCGCGTACTACCCCGCCAGCAAGCACGACGTGGAGCAGGCGCAGGACGAGCTCGGCGACGAGGCCTACCAGGTCGTCGGGTCGGCGCCGGCGGAGGACACGTTGCAGAGTGCGCGGGACCGGGCCGCGAAGGCCGGGGCGAAGGACATCCAGACCATCGCCGTGAACGGTGAGCCGGTGCACGCGCTGCGCAAGGTCGTGCACGAGACTTCGGCCGACCTGCTCGTGGTGGGCAACCGCGGCCTCAACACGCTCGCCGGGCGGATCCTCGGCTCGGTGCCGGCGGAGGTGGCGCGCAAGTCGGGTGTCGACGTGCTGATCGTGCACACGACCTGA